The proteins below come from a single Myxosarcina sp. GI1 genomic window:
- a CDS encoding type II toxin-antitoxin system VapC family toxin, which produces MSYLLDTNVLLRTLITEDSQYQITQTAIASLRRAKERLCIAPQNIIELWNVATRPVERNGLGLSPTETETEVTQLKNLFVLLPDTEYVYLEWERLVSMYRVKGTKVHDTRLVAFALVHQINYILTFNVQDFQRFSAEVTPVNPKKIAESK; this is translated from the coding sequence ATGTCTTATCTTTTAGATACAAATGTTTTGCTGCGAACTCTTATAACCGAAGATTCTCAATATCAAATTACCCAAACGGCAATTGCTTCTTTAAGAAGAGCGAAGGAACGATTGTGCATCGCTCCCCAAAACATAATTGAATTATGGAATGTAGCAACTCGTCCTGTAGAAAGAAACGGTTTAGGTTTGTCCCCAACCGAGACTGAAACTGAAGTTACCCAATTAAAAAACTTATTTGTTCTTTTGCCAGATACAGAGTATGTGTATCTAGAGTGGGAAAGATTGGTTTCGATGTATCGAGTCAAAGGTACAAAAGTTCACGATACTCGCTTAGTAGCATTTGCGTTGGTTCATCAAATAAATTATATTCTCACTTTTAATGTCCAAGATTTCCAACGCTTTAGTGCAGAAGTTACACCAGTAAATCCGAAGAAGATTGCTGAATCTAAGTAG